The following is a genomic window from Niveispirillum cyanobacteriorum.
AACTCATCCAGCCGCTTCAGCGCCCAGGGGCTCATCAGGCCTGTCAGGCGGCGACGGGGGATGCCGAACTTCTCCTCGATCGTCGCGCCCATTGTGGCGGGATCGAACAGTCCCAGGGGGCTTTCGAAAACGGGACTGATCTGGTCGCCGGCCTTCAGCGCATAGATGGGCTTGTCCTCCATCAGCGCCTTCAACCGTTCGGCCAGCGAGGATTTGCCCCCGCCGACGGGACCCAGCAGATAGAGCACCTGCTTGCGTTCCTCCAGCCCCTGGGCTGCATGGCGGAAGAAGCCGACGATGCGCTCAATCGTCTCCTCCATGCCGAAGAACTCGGCAAAGGCGGGATAGACCTTGATGGTGCGGTTCATGAAGATGCGGGCAAGCCGCGCATCCCTGGCCGTGTCGATCACTTCGGGTTCACCAATTGCGGCCAGCAGCCGTTCGGCGGCACTGGCATACATCAGCGGATCGTCGCGGCACCCCTCCAGATATTCCATCAACGACATCTCAACGTCGCGGCGGCTTTCATAGGAACTGGCGTAACTGGCGAAAAGGTCTGTGACCAGACTGCTCATCGGCACTCTCCTTCCTGACGGCCGGTTGCGGGGCGATAGCGCAGGCAGGGGCTAGCCCTGTGGCGCATCGCCATCCCGGCGGGGCGCAGTGGCATACGGTGGCGGTCGATCCTTGGCTCGCGCCGGGCCTCCCCGGCCCGGCCCCGTTCCGGTCGCCCACAGGCGAACCGCCGGGTTATTCTTGTCGAACCCGCGACGGGGAACGCGCCGGCGCCGGGGGCGGGCCGCAGGGCACCATCCGGTCGGGTCGACCGGTCTGTCCCGTAACTGCTGGCCCTACCGTCACCCATCACCGCGTCTCCCAAGGCTGGGGGTCAATCGGTAATCAAGCTGTTGGTACTGAACGCAAAACTGTGATCACGAAACCGAACCGACGCAAAGCATCATCTCCCCCGATTGGGGCAGGCCGAAGGCATGTATGCATGCCGGGGCACCTGCCCGTCCGGGCGATCGGGCGGCGTTCGGCGCTTGCCCGTTTGGGGGAACACTGTCCCCTGTCCATCCCCGCCCATCCAGCAACGGGGTCCGTACACAGCATGACCCGAAAGGGGGCCATGGGTCAAAGCATACAGCCGCACACCTTTAACAATCCGTAACGACCGCTTCGCTTTTGCCACTTCTGGTCATGATATGGCGCGGCACCGGGTGGTCGGCCAGCCCCCCTGACCGGATGCGCCGGTGGACAACAAGGGTCGAATCGCCGGTGCGAGACCGGCCCCCCGACAATTCCGTATAGTCATCCCGCGATGCGGAAGGGGCGGCCATGCGTTGTTCGCTGTTGCAACAGATTGGCTGATGATTTGATCTAGTCACGTGAACGCCATCGTTTTGGATCAACAGTTTCGCAAATTAGCCGTAATGGCTGGCGATGCTGCGATGCGTGAAGGGCAGCGGTTTTTCGCCGCTAACCGACACCGGCCAGGCCCGATGGTCCCGACCGTGACAAACGTTGAACCTGCGAAGGTGACATGATGAGCAGCGCCGATTTCGATAATGTCTTCACCGCCGCCTGCGTTGAGCTGGGCCTGGATCCCGCCAACACCAATATCTTCGCGCTGGAATGCCGCCGCCAAGGGTTGGACCCCAAGAACACCCGCGCCTATGACCTGGACAAGAACCCGTCCCCGATGTGGGCGCAGTTCCGCAAGCTGAAGCGCGCTTCCTGATCCGCGGCCCCTTTCGGGCGCGTAACGGAATATCAAGGGGCCGTCCCGCCGGGGCGGCCCTTTTTCTTTGCGCCTAATCCGGGGGCGGATGCCCAATAATTGCTTGTACAGGTCCAGCCCTTTTCGGGCATGATTACCCCGACGGAATATCGCAGGGCGCTTGCGTAACCTCATGGATGAGGTGACCAGTAACGCCTCGCGGTGTGCGGCCGAATGCAAGCCTCTTGGGGAGGGCGATGCTGAAAGGGCTGGGCAGTTCCTTGGCGGCCAGACAGGCGGCGCGTGCCGTGCTTGCCGCTTGTCTCATCGGATTGGTGTTGAGCGGGCTGGAGGTTGCCTGGGCGACTTGGCGTGAGCGCGGGAAGGCCAGCGATCTGGTCGAACAGATGCTCGACCTGACGGAAGGCAGTGCCGCCGCCGCCGCCTGGAACGTGGATGAGGCGCTGGCCCAGCAGATCGGCAATTCCGCTCTTTCCATCGGTGCCATTGCCGGCATCGATATACGTATATCGGAGGAACAGCCCCTCTGGTCCCGCCACCGGGCCCTGGCGGCGCCCAGCGGCGGCAATGGGGCCATTGGCCGGCTGGTGTTCGGCGATCTGGCGCGCGGTACCCGCCTTCTTTACCGGCCCCTGCCTGACGGGCGGGAAAAGCCCCCCATCGGCATTCTGCGCATCGACCTGGATATGGCGCGGGTGTCGGCGGACTATATTGCCTTTGTCGGATCGTCGCTGCTGGGTGGGCTGGTGCGCAATATCCTGCTGGGCCTTATGCTCACCTGGGTGTTCCACCGTTTCTTGACCCGCCCGCTGGTGGAACTGGAGCAGGCGGTGGCGGGGATCGACCCCGACAATCCCCGCGATACCCGTGTGAAGGTGCCCGCAGGCCATGAAACGGATGAACTGGGCCGCCTGACCCAGCGTATCAATGAGACGCTGGACAAGCTGGATGAAAGCCAGGGGCAGCTGCGGCAACTGGCGACGCGTGATCCGCTGACAGAATTGCCCAACCGTGCCCTGCTGCTGGAACGGCTGGAACATGCATTGGCACGGGCCAAGCGGACCAAGCGCGGCGTGGCGGTGCTGTTCCTGGATCTGGACCGGTTCAAGCATGTGAATGACAGCCTGGGCCATGACATGGGCGACCGGATGCTGCAGGGCATCGCCCGCCGACTGGACGATACGCTGCGCCATTCCGACACGGTGGGCCGCCTGGGTGGAGATGAATTCCTGGTCCTCGTGGAGGATGTAAAAGAGCCGAAGGAGGCGATTCAGGTTGCCGACCGCATCCTGGCCACCCTGGCCCGTCCGCTGGACCTGGAGGGCCATTTGCTGCATCCCAGCGCCTCCATCGGCATCTCGCTCTGGCCCAGCGACGGACAGGATGCGCGGCAGATTTTGCGCTGCGCCGATGTCGCCATGTATGCGGCCAAGGCGGCAGGTACCGGCTGCTGGCGGATGTTCAGCGCCGAGATGTCAGAACAGGCCATGGCCCGTCTGCGCACGGAGGCACGTCTGCGCGCCGCCGAACTGCGCGGCGAGTTCGAGCTGTTCTACCAGCCCAAGGTGGACCCGCGCAGCCTGAGCCTGCGGGGGGCGGAGGCGCTCTTACGCTGGAAGACGGAGGATGGCTATATCGCCCCCGCCGACTTCATTCCCGTGGCAGAGGAGACCGGCCTGATCGGCCCCATCGGCGACTGGGTGCTGGGTGATGCCTGCCGGCAGGCGGCGGCTTGGCGCCGTCGCTATGGCGATCTGCCTGTTGCCATCAATGTCAGCCCGCGTCAGCTGGCGGATGTCGATTTCCCGACGCGCGTGCGTGCGGCCCTGGCGACATCTGGCTTGCCGGCCCACCTATTGACGCTGGAGATTACGGAAACGGTGGCGATGACGCAGGCGGCGGGCGATTTCGCCATGCTGCGTATTTTGCGCGATATCGGCGTTGGCATGGCCATCGATGATTTCGGGACGGGTTATTCCTCCCTGTCCCACCTGCGGCGCATCCCGCTGACCGTGCTGAAGATCGACCGGGGTTTCATGCAGACGGTGCCGCATGATGTGGCCATTCCGGCCACCATCCTGGAACTGGGCCAGCGCCTGGGGCTGGAGATCGTGGCTGAAGGGGTGGAGACAGAGGCGCAGCGCGACTGGCTCTGCACACTCGATTGTCAGACGATCCAGGGCTTCCTGATCTCCCGCCCCCTGCCAGCGGCGGAGTTCGAGGAACGGTTCCTGGGTGAGGGAGTGCGCGCGGTGGGGTGATTAGACCCCCGCGGCCCCCCGCAGCCGCCGCATGAAGCGGGTGGGCGACGGGATATGGGGCAGCAGGCCCGCTGCCTTGTCGGCCCGGCCCGTGACCTGTCCGATGACCTTGCCCACGCTCATGACATTGGCGATGCGCCGGTCAAGGAAGGCCCAACTATCGGCCAACTCATCCGACCGGTCATCCAGCCAGTAGAGTGTGGTGGTGGTGACTACACCAGCCAGAAGCAGGCGCTTGGTATAGAAATTATAGTCGATGGACGTATCGCCGACAGCCCGCCAGGCGGCATCAACGGTGGCATAGACAAGCTGCGGCCCGCGCGTGGCGTTCTGCGGCAGCGACAGAAGGCTGCTGGCGCGGCGCACCGCCTCGCGATAGGGGGTCAGGATTTCCAGGCGCTTGCGTACGGCCAGTGTGACCCGCTCCCGTACCTTCAATGTCGTCAGGTCAACGCCGGCCAGGGCGTCCACCATCTGTCGGTCGGCCCAATCACTGAACCAGCAGGCGGCTTCAACGGGGCCACCGGGAAACGCCGCCTCCGCCTCCTGCGCGTGGAATCCGGCAGCCTCCGCCCCACGGCGCAGGGTGGCACCGGTCCAGCCATCGAACGCCACATCGGGCAGCATGGCCACCAGGATCGCATCCTTGCGCGTGGCCAGGGCGGCCTGGGCACGGGCGTAAGCATCTTGTTGCGGCGTCGTCGTGGCGTCGGTCATCACCTGTCTCCCTTCCGGCGTGTCAGCGAGAGGCCAGAACATCGGGTCCGAAAAACTTCTGCTCTTCCATATAGGTCAGCGTGGCCATGCTTTCCATGCGGTCCAGATAAAGGACGGCGTCCAGATGATCCAACTCATGCTGGATCACGCGTGCATGGGTGTTCGCGGCCTCTCGTTCCACCAGATTGCCATCCAGATCATAGCCACGGTAGCGGATGCGGCGGTAGCGTGGCACGACGCCGCGCAGGCCGGGGATGGACAGGCACCCTTCCCAGCCCAGCACCGTTTCGGCCCCCAGGGGCACGAATTCCGGATTGATCAGGACCTGTGGCCCCATGGGCGCGTCGCCCTGGTCGCCGGTGGCGCGTTCCGGCGGCACCCGGAAAACGATGATGCGGCGAGACACGTCGATCTGCGGGGCGGCAAGGCCGATTCCGGGCGCATCGAACATGGTCTCTACCATATCGGCCGCCAATTGCCGCAACCCATCATCGAAACCGCCCGCCACCGGTACCGGGATCGGGTCGGCGACACGGCGCAGGACGGGATTGCCCATGCGGACGATGGGAAGCACGGCCATGGATAAGGCTCCGAAAAAGGGGGCGATTCGGCTATATAGCCATTGTGAAGCTCCCAGCGGGGCGATGCAAGGCAAGGAAAAGCGTGCCCCCTGTGGCCGCATGCCCGCCATTCCGCATGAATCTTCACAAGGATGCGCTGCGGGTCTTCACAAGCCCCACCGGCATGTGTATAACCCCGCCGACTGGATCGGGCGATGGCGCGACCTTCATGGTTTCGCGTTGCCTTTGTCTTTGTTCTAACCCTACCCGCAAGTGCTGGCCAAGGCTGGTGTGAGCGCACGATTGGAGTGGATGTCCCGTGCAAGTTCTGGTTCGTGATAACAACGTCGATCAGGCACTGCGCGCGCTGAAGAAGAAGATGCAGCGTGAGGGCATCTTCCGCGAAATGAAGCTGCGCCGCAATTATGAGAAGCCGTCGGAGAAGCGCGCTCGCGAAAAGGCTGAAGCCGTTCGCCGCGCTCGCAAGCTGCTGCGCAAGCGTCTGGAGCGTGAGGGCTACTAATAGCCCTCCCTGTCCATCAGACAGATTGCCAGCTGGCCCTAAGGGCCACGGGATTGAATGCCGCCCCTGGGAAAGCCCGCGGGCGGCTTTTGGTCTTTCTGGGGGTGCGGTATGATGGTCTCTCCGTCCCGCCACCAAGGCCTGCCCGATGCCGCGCCGCCCCGCCGATCCCCATATTTTCTGGCGTGATCCCGCTCTTCCGCATCTGGAAGCGCGCGAGGTCGTGGATGGCCGTACCGTCTGTTACGTGCCGCATTCCCATCCGACCTTTTCCATCGGTGCCATCACGGGCGGGCACAGCGAATATTTGACCGGTACCGACCGGTTTGAGGCGGTCGAAGGCACCGTCGTGCTGATGAACCCGGAAATCGTCCACGCCTGCAACCCGGTCAATGACCAGCCCTGGTCCTATCGCATGCTGTATGCCGATACCGGCTGGCTGGCGGATGTGCAGGGTCTGCCGGCGTTCCGGCCCTTTGGTACCGTGATCAGCCGCGATCGCGATCTTTATGCCGACCTGATGGCCCTGTTCGACCTGCTGTTCGACGAACGGGTTGAGATCGCGGACAAGGAAGCCGGGGCCTGCCGCTTCTTCTCACGCCTGGCGGAACGTGTGGATGGGGCCGGACTGCCCCTGGCGGAAAGCCATGACGCCCTGACGCGGGCCGCCGCATATATCACCCGCCACTGCACCCGCGATTTACGGGTGGAGGAGGTGGCGGCGGCGTCGGGCCTGTCCCCCTCCTATCTGATTCGGGCGTTCAAGTCGCGTTACGGCCTGACCCCGCACGCCTATCAAACCAACCAGCGGGTCCGGGTGGGACAGGCGGGATTGCGGCGGGGAGAGGCCATTGTCGATGTGGCGCTGGACGCCGGATTTGCCGATCAGGCCCATTTCCAGCGGGTGTTCAAGGCGCATGTCGCGGCCACGCCGGGCCAGTATGGGCAGCAGGGTCAATCCCGTTCCCGCAGACGGTAATGGAACGGCTTGGGCTGCGTCGCCTCGCGCTCGATCATCTCCCGCATCCGGTCTTCAGCCCCCGCGATCAGGTCGGGGATCAGGTCCGCCTCCGGCAGGTTCTTCCAGTATTTCTTGGGCATCTCCGATTGCATAGCCCGTACCTTCAACCGGGCCGGGTTGAAGATATGGGCGAAATAGGTTCGCCAGAGATCGTCCGTATCGTCGATCAGGTCGGGCTTTTCCGAAGGTTCGTCGGATAAGGTCAGATGTTGCCCGTCCCAGGCAGCCGATCCCTTGGGTGTGGCGATGATCCAGTCCATGTCAGTGAAGCGGCGTTGGAAAAAGCCGGCGGTGCGCCCCACGATGTAATTGTCCGGTTCAAACCAGGCGGCAAAGCGGCGGCGGCCATCCTGCGGCGGTCCCATTTCCTTGAACCGAACAAAGGCCTTCATCTTGTGCGCGTCGCGGCGGATGGCCTTGGTCAGCGTCTCCGCCCGCGCCACGTCGGCATCGGACGGGTTGGACAGCAGCGCCTTTTCTCGCTGTACCCGCCATAGCAGGCGGTACAGCAGGGCAAAGCGCGCCGGGTCGACATGGCAGATGACGGCATCGGCCAGGGTCAGGAACGCGGCGGGGACTGTCGGGGCGGGCAGTGACGGGTCGGGCGGGGGCAGGGGATCGTCGGCCATACCGAACAGATCGGCCGCCGCCTCCCGCACCCGCCATTCCACATCGCCCGGCCCCACCCTGGCCCGCAAAAGGGCGCGCGCCGCATCCCGCCATTCCGCCAGATCTCCACGCCCGCGCAGACCCAGGCGGATCATCATCCGAACAGGCTCAACTGCTTGGGCTTTGGTGCAAACAGGTCGCGCAGGTCGGTGCGGTCGGTCAGGCGCAGGGGCGACCAGCCTTCGGCCATGATGAAGGGCCGAACCTTGCGCACCCCCACGCCCAGCCGTTCCAGATCATCCAGCCGCAGGTTCTTGTGCCGCCGGGCCGACAGGATGGCTGGCACCGATGTCGTACCCAGCCCCGGCACGCGCAGTAGCATCTCCTTCTCTGCCCGGTTCACATCCACGGGGAACCGGTCGCGGTTGGCGAGCGCCCAGGCCAGTTTCGGATCGATATCCAGCTCCAGATTGCCATCTTCCCTGACCGACGTGATCTCCGCCACCTCGAACCCATAGAATCGGTAGAGCCAGTCGGCTTGATACAGCCGGTGCTCGCGCATCAGGGGCGGGCGCGACAGGGGCAGGACGCTGGAAGCATCGGGAATAGGGCTGAAAGCCGAGTAATAGACACGGCGCAGGCGAAAGCGGCTGTAGAGATTGGCGGACGAGCCCAGGATGGTGGCGTCGGTCGTGTTATCGACCCCCACGATCATCTGCGTGCTTTGCCCGCCCGGCGCAAAGCGGATGCGCCGTCGCGTTTTCAGCGTCGGTTCCTTCGCCGCCTCGATCCTGGCTGACAGGTCCGACATGGAGCGGCGGATGCGGGCCGGATGTTTCTGCGGTGCAAACTGTTCGATACCCTGGTCGGTCGGCAGCTCGATATTGATCGACAGGCGGTCGGCGTAAAGCCCCGCCTCCTCAATCAGTTGCGGCGATGCCTCCGGGATGGTCTTCAGGTGGATGTAGCCGCGGAAATTATGGATCGTGCGCAGGTCCCTCGCCACGCGGACCAATTGTTCCATCGTGTAATCGGACGACCGGATGATGCCCGATGACAGGAACAGACCCTCGATATAGTTGCGACGATAGAATTCCAGGGTCAGCCAGACCACTTCCTCTGCCGTGAAACGCGCCCGTTCCACATTGCTGGACGACCGGTTGACGCAATAGACGCAGTCATAGATGCAGAAATTGGTCAGCAGGATTTTCAACAGCGAGATGCAGCGCCCGTCCGGCGCATAGGCGTGACAGATGCCCATCCCCTCCGTCGATCCCAGCCCGCCGCTGGCCGACGAATCGCGCCGCTGGGTGCCGCTGGACGCACAGGACGCGTCGTACTTCGCGGCATCGGACAAGACGGCGAGACGTTGTTTCAGGGATTTGGCCATGATCCGGACGGGCAGGGGAGGAAGTTTTGTTCATGATATGTTCGTGGTGGCCCACGTCAACAGTCATGAGTTATGCTCCCCGTCCTGAACGGCAAGGCGCCCCTATCCGTGCCGGGGGAACAGGACCGTGAAGCAGGTGCCGTCGCCCACCCGGCTTTCCACATTGATGCGCCCGCCCAGGCGCTGTGTGACCAGATTGAAGACCAGATGCAGGCCCAGCCCGGTGCCGCCCGCATCGCGCCTTGTCGTGAAGAACGGGTCGAAGATGCGGGGCAGGGTGGCGGCGTCGATGCCGTTGCCATCATCGGCCACCGACAGCTCCGCCCATCCCGCCTGTGTTTCGGCGGCACGCAGACGAACGCGGATGGTCCCGCCCCCCTCCCGCCCTGTGAAGGCATGGGTCAGGGCGTTCATCACCAGATTGGTGACGATTTGCGCGATGGCGCCGGGCGTACTGTCGACCTCCAGCCCTTCGACCAGATCGGTTTCCAGCCGATGCGGAACGCGGCGGAGCTGCGGCTGCAGACTGCGCAGCACCTCCCCCAGATAATCACCGAGGTCAAAGCGGCGGACCTGATCGGTTGTCTGATCGACGGCCACCTGCTTGAAGCTTTGCACCAGGTCGGCAGCGCGGGTGATGTTGCCCAGGACAAAGCCCATCGCCTCCGTCGCGGAGGCGACGTAATCCTCCAGCAGGCTGCGGCGCAGAGACCCGTCGCGATAGGCGGCACCAAACCGTTCAGTATCCTGAGCAAAGGCTGTTGCCGCAGTGACGGCAACGCCTAACGGCGTGTTGATCTCATGTGCCACGCCGGCTACCAGCCCGCCCAGGGCCGCCATCTTCTCTGCCTGGATCAGGTCGCGCTGTGTGGCGCGTAGCCGGTCGAGGGTGCGAGCCATCTCCTCGGCCGTCAGGCGCATGACATCGATGCCCTGGCCCAGCCCCATCGCCCTGCCGTCGTCATCCACCAGGATGAAACCACGGTGCAGGGCGTCGGGCTTCTGCTCCGCGATCAGCGCGTTCAGTGCCGAAAGGCCGGTCTCCATCGGCACCAGCAGCGGTTGACGGTCAGCCAGATGGGTAACGGCGCGGCGGGCATAGAGGTCGCGGCCATACCGTTGGGAGAAATGCAGAAGGAAGGTGGCCCGGTCGGCAAGCGCCAACGGATGGCCGCTTCCATCGGCCACGATCACACCGGGCAGGGTGGGGTCGGCCTGAAACAGCTCCGCCACGCTGCCGCAGCGCGTCTGTTCCGGCACCGACGGTACCGGGTGGCACAGACGAGCGGCAGTCCAGGCCGTATTCGCGATCCCCTTGCCTGGGGCATGGTCCCTGTCCCGGTCCAACCATTCCCCCGCTGCTGGGATCGAGTTCGGGTGTGATGCCAGAAAGCCATGACGGATTCGTGACGGGCGCGCCACCCTCAACCGCCTTTCATCACCGTCAGGGCAGCATCCCAGTAAGGGACGGGCCCAAACCGGCCCGCCAGAAAATCCACAAAGGCCCTGACCTTGGGGCTGAGATGGCGATTAGCGGGATAGACGGCGTGGGCGGCCAGCGGGCTGGGCAGCCAGGCGTCCAGCAGGGGGACCAGCCGCCCCGCCGCCAGCGCATCGCCGACAATGAAGGTGGGTAACAGCACCAGCCCCTGGCCGTGCAGCGCCGCCTCGCGCAGCGCGTCGCCATTATTGGCACGCAGCCGTCCCTTCAGACGCACATTCTGCGTCTCCTCCGATCCTGGCGCGGTGCGGAAGGTCCATTGGTCCGGGTTCTGGACATTGGTGTAGATCAGGCAATCATGATCGGCGATGTCGGCGGGGCTTTGCGGCGCGCCGCGCCGGGCCAGGTAATCGGGGCTGGCGCAGATCACAGCGCGCACGGGACACAGGCGACGGGCCACCAGCGAACTATCCTTCAGCCGCCCGATGCGCACGGCCAGATCATAGCCCTCCTCCACCAGATCGACGAACCGGTCGGACAGGTCCATATCCACGATCACTTCCGGGTACAGGCCCATGAAATCCGCGATGGCGCCGGACAGGTGGACAAAGCCGAAAGACATGGGGGCGGCCAGTTTCAGAACGCCACGCGGGGCCGCATGCTGGCTGGCCACCGACCGCTCCGCCTCTTCCAGCGCGTCCAGCGCCTGGGTGACGCGGGCATAGAAACCCTCGCCCACCTGGGTCAGGCTGATATGGCGGGTGGTGCGGTTGAACAGGCGGGCGCCTAAGCGTGCCTCCAGCTCCCCAATGCGGCGGCTGGCGGCGGATTTCGACAGGCCCAGCTTATCGGCGGCTTTGGTGAAGCTGCGCCCCTCTGCCACCAGCGTGAACAGCCGTAGATCCTCAAGCCGGTCCATTTTGTTCCCTCTCGATTGTCCCGCTCGGCGGGACAAAGCTGTTCGAAATTGGATCATTATCGGGAACGACGCAACGGCCTATCTTCCTCTCAACAGCGCAACACACCGCACCTTATGGAGAGCGAAATGAGCAAGGTTCTGGTCCTCTATTATTCCTCCTACGGCCATATCGAGACGATGGCCAAGGCCGTTGCCGAGGGTGCGGCGTCGGTCGCCGGCACCGAAGTGGTGGTCAAGCGCGTGCCCGAGCTGATCCCGGAAGAGGTTGCCAAGCGTTCCGGTATCAAGCTGGAGCAGGATGCTGCCGTCGCCACCGTGGACGAGCTGCCGAATTATGATGCCATCATCTTCGGTACGCCCACCCGCTTTGGCATGATGGCCAGCCAGATGCGCAACTTCCTGGACCAGACCGGCGGTCTGTGGGCGAAGGGTGCGTTGATCGGCAAGGTCGGCTCGGTCTTCGTGTCCACGGCCACCCAGCATGGCGGCCAGGAAGCGACCCTGCTGTCCTTCCATACCAGCCTGCTGCACCATGGCATGGTCATCGCTGGCCTGCCCTATAGCTTCGGCGGTCAGACCCGCCTGGACGAGGTGACGGGCGGCAGCCCCTATGGCGCCACCACCATCGCTGGCGGCGACGGTTCGCGTCAGCCGTCGGAGAACGAGCTGGAAGGCGCGCGCTTCCAGGGCGCCCATGTGGCCCGTCTGGCGGCCAAGCTGTCGGCTTAACGCCTGTTCCCTCAAGCGCCGGGCGCCGCCGTCCGGCGGCTTGGCTTACGGCGCATGGGCGCCGGGCCGGCGGTCGCCGGCCTCCGAAGGTCATCACAGGATGACCTTCGGCCCCCTATCCCATGACCCACGGTCCTCGCAGCGTCGCCAGTCCGGGGCGCTGCCGGGAGCCACCAAGGAGAAGTGTCATGATCGAACATCGCCCCTTCGCCGGCCTGGGTAAGGCCAACCATGGCTGGCTGCGCGCCAATTTCCACTTCAGCTTCGCCGGCTACCACAATCCGTCGCGGGTCCATTGGGGACCGTTACGGGTGTGGAACGATGACACGATCGACAGCAATACCGGCTTTGACCCGCATCCCCATCAGGACATGGAAATCATCACCTATGTCCGCAAGGGCGCCATCACGCACCAGGATTTCCTGGGCAATGAGGGCCGCACGGAAGCGGGCGATGTGCAGGTAATGTCCGCCGGTACCGGCATCGTGCATGCAGAATATAACCGCGAACCGGGTGAAACCACTCTGTTCCAGATCTGGATCATCCCCAACAAGCGTGGCGTGAAGCCGCGTTGGGAGGCCGCGAAGTTCCCCAAGGGCACCGATGCCCAGGGTCAACTGCGCGTCCTGGCGTCGGGCCGGGATCAGGATAAGGACAGCGGTGCGCTTTATATTCACCAGGATGCTGCACTTTTGGGTGGAACCTTACCGGCGGGTACGGTGTTGACCCATCGGTTGGGTGATCGGTTGGCCTACTTGGTCCCTGCCCGGGGCAAGGTGAAGGTCAATGGCCTGACCCTTGATGCCCGTGACGGCGCTGCGGTGAAGGACGAGGATGTCCTGACCATCGAGGTGCTGGAAGAGGCCGAACTGATCCTGGCTGATCTGCCGCGTGCGGCCTGATCGGCCAGGCCCACCATACCGGGGCCGGCTCCCCCATCCCCCTGAAGGCCGGTCCCGGTTTCAAAGGGCGGCGTCCTCCCCCCGGACGCCGCCCATTTATTTTGGCCGCTGTGCTGCGCGCATCCGTCCCCTTGGCGGCGGGCACTGTTGATGCCAGTTATCGGTGCAGGATAACGCCAAGGACCAATCCCCGTGACCCATCCCGACAGCCCCGCTCCGCCCGCCGGTGACCCCATTGCCGCGCGCCTGATGCTGCTGGCCGGTCTGTTCGGGGCGGTCGCCGTGGCGGCGGGGGCCTTTGCCAGTCATGGGCTGTCGGCGGTGCGCGATGCCCATGCCGCTGACCTGTGGAAAACGGCCAGTCAGTATCAGATGGTCCATGCCCTGGCCATCCTGGTTCTGGCCCCGCTGCGCCGGGCCTTGCCAGGGCAGGCGCGGTGGCTGGCGGCGGCGGGTCTGTGCTTTGCCATTGGCTGCGTGCTGTTTCCGGGCGCGCTCTACGCGCTGGGCTGGTACGGGCCATCGGCCATGGGGGCC
Proteins encoded in this region:
- a CDS encoding putative bifunctional diguanylate cyclase/phosphodiesterase; this encodes MLKGLGSSLAARQAARAVLAACLIGLVLSGLEVAWATWRERGKASDLVEQMLDLTEGSAAAAAWNVDEALAQQIGNSALSIGAIAGIDIRISEEQPLWSRHRALAAPSGGNGAIGRLVFGDLARGTRLLYRPLPDGREKPPIGILRIDLDMARVSADYIAFVGSSLLGGLVRNILLGLMLTWVFHRFLTRPLVELEQAVAGIDPDNPRDTRVKVPAGHETDELGRLTQRINETLDKLDESQGQLRQLATRDPLTELPNRALLLERLEHALARAKRTKRGVAVLFLDLDRFKHVNDSLGHDMGDRMLQGIARRLDDTLRHSDTVGRLGGDEFLVLVEDVKEPKEAIQVADRILATLARPLDLEGHLLHPSASIGISLWPSDGQDARQILRCADVAMYAAKAAGTGCWRMFSAEMSEQAMARLRTEARLRAAELRGEFELFYQPKVDPRSLSLRGAEALLRWKTEDGYIAPADFIPVAEETGLIGPIGDWVLGDACRQAAAWRRRYGDLPVAINVSPRQLADVDFPTRVRAALATSGLPAHLLTLEITETVAMTQAAGDFAMLRILRDIGVGMAIDDFGTGYSSLSHLRRIPLTVLKIDRGFMQTVPHDVAIPATILELGQRLGLEIVAEGVETEAQRDWLCTLDCQTIQGFLISRPLPAAEFEERFLGEGVRAVG
- a CDS encoding COQ9 family protein — its product is MTDATTTPQQDAYARAQAALATRKDAILVAMLPDVAFDGWTGATLRRGAEAAGFHAQEAEAAFPGGPVEAACWFSDWADRQMVDALAGVDLTTLKVRERVTLAVRKRLEILTPYREAVRRASSLLSLPQNATRGPQLVYATVDAAWRAVGDTSIDYNFYTKRLLLAGVVTTTTLYWLDDRSDELADSWAFLDRRIANVMSVGKVIGQVTGRADKAAGLLPHIPSPTRFMRRLRGAAGV
- the def gene encoding peptide deformylase codes for the protein MAVLPIVRMGNPVLRRVADPIPVPVAGGFDDGLRQLAADMVETMFDAPGIGLAAPQIDVSRRIIVFRVPPERATGDQGDAPMGPQVLINPEFVPLGAETVLGWEGCLSIPGLRGVVPRYRRIRYRGYDLDGNLVEREAANTHARVIQHELDHLDAVLYLDRMESMATLTYMEEQKFFGPDVLASR
- the rpsU gene encoding 30S ribosomal protein S21; the protein is MQVLVRDNNVDQALRALKKKMQREGIFREMKLRRNYEKPSEKRAREKAEAVRRARKLLRKRLEREGY
- a CDS encoding AraC family transcriptional regulator gives rise to the protein MPRRPADPHIFWRDPALPHLEAREVVDGRTVCYVPHSHPTFSIGAITGGHSEYLTGTDRFEAVEGTVVLMNPEIVHACNPVNDQPWSYRMLYADTGWLADVQGLPAFRPFGTVISRDRDLYADLMALFDLLFDERVEIADKEAGACRFFSRLAERVDGAGLPLAESHDALTRAAAYITRHCTRDLRVEEVAAASGLSPSYLIRAFKSRYGLTPHAYQTNQRVRVGQAGLRRGEAIVDVALDAGFADQAHFQRVFKAHVAATPGQYGQQGQSRSRRR
- a CDS encoding TIGR03915 family putative DNA repair protein, whose translation is MMIRLGLRGRGDLAEWRDAARALLRARVGPGDVEWRVREAAADLFGMADDPLPPPDPSLPAPTVPAAFLTLADAVICHVDPARFALLYRLLWRVQREKALLSNPSDADVARAETLTKAIRRDAHKMKAFVRFKEMGPPQDGRRRFAAWFEPDNYIVGRTAGFFQRRFTDMDWIIATPKGSAAWDGQHLTLSDEPSEKPDLIDDTDDLWRTYFAHIFNPARLKVRAMQSEMPKKYWKNLPEADLIPDLIAGAEDRMREMIEREATQPKPFHYRLRERD
- a CDS encoding putative DNA modification/repair radical SAM protein; the protein is MAKSLKQRLAVLSDAAKYDASCASSGTQRRDSSASGGLGSTEGMGICHAYAPDGRCISLLKILLTNFCIYDCVYCVNRSSSNVERARFTAEEVVWLTLEFYRRNYIEGLFLSSGIIRSSDYTMEQLVRVARDLRTIHNFRGYIHLKTIPEASPQLIEEAGLYADRLSINIELPTDQGIEQFAPQKHPARIRRSMSDLSARIEAAKEPTLKTRRRIRFAPGGQSTQMIVGVDNTTDATILGSSANLYSRFRLRRVYYSAFSPIPDASSVLPLSRPPLMREHRLYQADWLYRFYGFEVAEITSVREDGNLELDIDPKLAWALANRDRFPVDVNRAEKEMLLRVPGLGTTSVPAILSARRHKNLRLDDLERLGVGVRKVRPFIMAEGWSPLRLTDRTDLRDLFAPKPKQLSLFG